One part of the Humulus lupulus chromosome 9, drHumLupu1.1, whole genome shotgun sequence genome encodes these proteins:
- the LOC133799610 gene encoding uncharacterized protein LOC133799610 — protein sequence MNCLCWNAQGLGNDRTFQIFHSYVKEFLPDVVFLSETLVTHSVLEFMRVRLGFVGKLVVDKVGRSGGLCLFWSSNVDVVLKGYSKSHIDVMVGSHSNRWWRFTGFYGQPDVSLRPVFWRLVERLADGFSGPWLAGGDWNEILYGHEKSGGPPRAQVLMDNFRRSLAYSGLSDMCFEGARYTWCNRHKDDSSSWSAYLQTEKELDVLVYKDEKYWASRSKDSWLRLGDKNSSLFHQSASHRKRKNAIAGILDSDMNWVEEPSGIASVFEDYFGTLFTSHRPSSVVMDMVLSSVPSRVSDDLHATLLRPFTEADVWIALFQMHPSKSPGKNGMGAGFYQKFWGTVGQDVCKACLGFIAGTGTVSNINETIITLIPKIKNPTRTSDFRPISLCNVLYKIIAKMITNRLREVLNDVISEEQSAFIPGRLIYDNAMIGFECLNAVKRHKKGKQGYLAFKADMAKAYDRVDWAFLEGMMMWLGFPSGWIALIMGCVTTVSYAINVNGDVIGHIVPTRGLRQGDPLSPFLFLICAEGLSSIIKQELRLHTISGLKCGRRGPIVSHLFFADDSFFFLEATVASCTRFKEILMLYEDASGQLVNLNKSAVCFSSRVSTQDRDGLAYILGVPLVPCHDKYLGLPCFAGKSKSALFQSIKDKVWNKLFGWKSKLFSSGGREVLLKSVVQAIPTYVMSLFRLPVGIVNEIHKLCARFWWGGDPDKRKMHWCTWSCLCWHKSDGGMGFRDMFLFNQSLLAKQAARLYNFLESLAARVLKGFYYPTTTVVDVEPSKKTSFLWKSVLWGRDLWKNGARWLVGQGDTISITKDVWIPKDHVGRAYSFRGGPEFTWVCDLKDDMGRWNASLIEELFEPMEAKAVLSTPTSSFERPDRLIWHFTESGYYTVKSGYWSEVKRLGIGQASSSSGQSPWWKFMWALSLPTKVKKIVWKAALNFLPTHANLMRHDLSSPPVCPICCQNNDTTLHALWTCPSLKNIRGEWLVKGLEPLGSASSFYEVIIGCMEILEKKEVEEFLVLCWRIWYRRNQFVHDNKLLDDGMVGPWSLNFLWRYQEAQNQTRTEEGGGGSSTHPTVAQVVPLADGEMCVHVDAGLDGDKGMVGMGAVVVDSLGFVCCSAATPLTTSLAPHVPEAAAALQGMLLCIRLGFFRIRISTDCLRVCQSIARKEANNSEYGIVLQDIYQAWSTFSSISIRHCNRASNSTAHSLAKLALSLDSPRVWWPGLLSCLWPSLVAWLAFMSVALKLFMFDVFASSWLFAQ from the exons ATGAATTGTTTATGTTGGAACGCCCAAGGTTTGGGGAATGACCGGACGTTCCAAATTTTCCATTCCTACGTGAAAGAATTCTTACCTGATGTTGTCTTTCTCTCTGAAACCCTCGTCACCCATTCGGTTCTTGAATTCATGCGTGTTCGTCTTGGTTTTGTGGGGAAATTAGTGGTCGATAAGGTGGGTCGTAGTGGTGGCTTATGCTTATTTTGGTCTTCTAATGTTGATGTGGTTTTGAAAGGTTACTCAAAAAGCCATATTGACGTAATGGTTGGCTCTCACAGCAATCGTTGGTGGAGGTTTACTGGGTTTTATGGCCAACCCGATGTCTCATTAAGGCCGGTGTTTTGGCGGTTGGTTGAAAGGTTAGCGGATGGTTTTTCGGGTCCGTGGTTGGCTGGTGGTGATTGGAATGAGATTCTTTATGGGCATGAGAAGAGCGGTGGCCCTCCTCGGGCCCAGGTTCTTATGGATAACTTTCGACGTTCCCTAGCTTACTCCGGTCTTTCTGATATGTGTTTTGAAGGAGCAAGATATACTTGGTGCAATCGTCATAAAGATG ATTCTTCTTCTTGGTCGGCTTATCTTCAGACTGAAAAAGAGTTAGATGTGTTGGTGTACAAAGACGAGAAATATTGGGCTTCACGATCAAAAGATTCCTGGCTTAGGCTTGGGGACAAAAATTCTTCTTTGTTTCACCAAAGTGCCTCGCATAGGAAGCGGAAAAATGCAATTGCTGGTATTTTGGATAGTGATATGAACTGGGTGGAGGAGCCGAGTGGTATAGCCTCGGTCTTTGAAGATTATTTTGGGACCTTGTTTACTTCTCATAGACCTTCCTCAGTTGTGATGGATATGGTGTTGTCTTCTGTCCCGAGTCGTGTTTCTGATGATTTGCATGCAACCCTTCTGCGTCCTTTCACCGAAGCTGATGTTTGGATTGCTCTGTTTCAAATGCATCCCAGTAAAAGTCCCGGGAAGAATGGTATGGGCGCTGGCTTCTACCAAAAATTCTGGGGTACCGTTGGGCAAGATGTTTGTAAGGCCTGCTTGGGATTCATTGCTGGTACTGGTACGGTGAGTAATATTAATGAGACTATTATCACTTTGATTCCAAAAATTAAGAACCCTACTCGCACTAGTGATTTTCGGCCCATTAGCTTGTGCAATGTGCTTTATAAGATTATTGCTAAGATGATTACCAACAGATTGCGGGAAGTGTTAAATGATGTAATCTCTGAGGAGCAAAGTGCGTTTATCCCTGGACGCCTTATTTATGACAATGCTATGATTGGGTTTGAATGTCTCAACGCAGTCAAGCGGCATAAGAAAGGTAAACAGGGGTACCTTGCTTTTAAGGCTGATATGGCTAAGGCTTATGATAGGGTGGATTGGGCTTTCTTGGAGGGTATGATGATGTGGTTGGGCTTCCCTAGTGGGTGGATTGCTTTGATTATGGGATGTGTTACAACTGTTTCTTATGCGATTAATGTTAACGGGGATGTTATTGGTCATATTGTCCCTACTCGTGGGTTGAGACAAGGTGACCCACTTTCACCTTTTCTCTTCTTAATTTGTGCTGAAGGACTCTCCTCAATCATCAAACAAGAGCTTCGTTTACACACTATTTCGGGTCTTAAGTGTGGTCGGCGTGGTCCTATTGTCTCTCACCTCTTTTTTGCTGATGATAGCTTTTTCTTCTTGGAAGCTACTGTGGCGAGTTGCACTAGATTTAAGGAAATTCTTATGCTTTATGAAGATGCTTCAGGCCAACTTGTTAACTTAAATAAGTCTGCTGTGTGTTTTAGTTCTCGTGTGAGTACTCAGGATCGTGATGGTTTGGCTTATATACTGGGGGTCCCTTTGGTTCCTTGTCACGATAAGTATTTGGGCTTGCCTTGTTTTGCCGGTAAAAGCAAAAGTGCTCTCTTCCAGTCTATTAAGGATAAAGTTTGGAATAAACTGTTTGGTTGGAAATCCAAACTTTTTTCTTCAGGGGGTCGTGAGGTGTTGTTGAAATCTGTTGTCCAAGCTATCCCCACTTATGTTATGAGCCTCTTTAGGCTCCCTGTTGGTATTGTTAATGAAATCCACAAGTTATGCGCTCGGTTTTGGTGGGGTGGGGACCCGGATAAGAGGAAAATGCATTGGTGTACGTGGTCCTGTCTTTGCTGGCACAAATCTGATGGGGGTATGGGATTTCGTGATATGTTCCTCTTTAATCAGTCTCTCCTTGCTAAACAAGCTGCTAGGCTCTATAATTTTCTGGAGTCGTTAGCTGCTAGAGTTTTGAAAGGATTTTATTACCCTACTACTACGGTGGTAGATGTGGAACCCTCTAAAAAAACGTCTTTCTTATGGAAGAGCGTGCTTTGGGGGAGGGACTTATGGAAAAATGGAGCGAGGTGGCTTGTGGGTCAGGGCGATACTATTAGTATCACGAAGGATGTGTGGATTCCTAAGGATCATGTTGGTCGTGCTTACTCTTTTCGTGGGGGGCCAGAGTTTACTTGGGTGTGTGATCTAAAGGACGATATGGGAAGGTGGAATGCTTCTCTCATTGAGGAATTGTTTGAGCCAATGGAAGCTAAAGCGGTGCTTTCCACCCCCACTTCTTCCTTTGAGAGACCAGATCGTCTTATTTGGCATTTTACGGAGTCAGGATACTATACTGTCAAAAGTGGGTATTGGAGTGAAGTGAAACGGTTAGGTATAGGccaagcttcatcttcttcaggtCAATCTCCTTGGTGGAAATTTATGTGGGCTCTATCTCTACCCACTAAGGTAAAAAAAATTGTCTGGAAAGCGGCACTGAACTTTCTACCTACCCATGCTAATTTGATGAGACACGACCTCTCTTCTCCACCCGTGTGTCCTATTTGTTGTCAAAATAATGACACCACTCTTCATGCTCTTTGGACGTGCCCTTCCCTTAAGAATATTCGGGGTGAATGGCTTGTAAAAGGCTTGGAACCGCTGGGAAGTGCCTCCTCTTTCTATGAAGTTATTATTGGGTGTATGGAGATTCTTGAGAAAAAAGAGGTGGAGGAATTTTTGGTGTTGTGTTGGAGAATTTGGTATCGTCGTAACCAATTTGTTCATGATAATAAGCTTCTTGATGACGGTATGGTGGGTCCTTGGTCTCTGAATTTTCTGTGGCGTTATCAAGAGGCTCAAAACCAAACCCGAACTGAGGAAGGTGGTGGTGGGTCCTCTACGCATCCTACTGTTGCGCAAGTGGTTCCCTTGGCTGATGGAGAGATGTGTGTTCATGTAGATGCTGGTTTAGATGGTGATAAAGGGATGGTGGGTATGGGGGCAGTGGTGGTTGATAGCTTGGGGTTTGTTTGTTGCTCTGCTGCAACTCCATTGACGACATCATTAGCGCCTCATGTCCCTGAAGCAGCTGCTGCCCTTCAAGGGATGCTTCTCTGTATTCGCCTTGGCTTCTTTCGTATTCGAATTAGTACAGACTGTCTTCGTGTTTGCCAAAGCATTGCCCGTAAGGAGGCTAATAATTCAGAATATGGCATTGTTCTCCAAGACATTTATCAAGCATGGAGCACTTTCTCGTCTATTTCCATTAGACATTGTAATAGAGCTAGTAATTCTACAGCTCATTCCTTAGCAAAACTTGCATTATCTCTTGATTCTCCTAGAGTTTGGTGGCCTGGCTTGCTTTCATGTCTGTGGCCGAGTTTGGTGGCCTGGCTTGCTTTCATGTCTGTGGCCTTAAAACTATTTATGTTTGATGTTTTTGCTTCATCTTGGCTGTTTGCCCAATAA
- the LOC133802037 gene encoding uncharacterized protein LOC133802037, translating to MDSARSWFQKFQPKTKPVPTKKKGADNLKDANNPPTDDAPSNVTKQKVEAAKQYIENHYKSQMKCLQDRKERRWVLERRLADADVSEEEQMNILKYLEKKETEYMRLQRHKMGVDDFQLLTIIGRGAFGEVRLCREKSTGHVYAMKKLKKSEMLRRGQVEHVKAERNLLAEVDSAYIVKLYCSFQDDEFLYLIMEYLPGGDMMTLLMRKDTLNEDEARFYVGETVLAIESIHKHSYIHRDIKPDNLLLDRYGHMKLSDFGLCKPLHCSSFPNLSENDQGVGRGKSQLNSDNYSKMPTAPKRTQQEQLLHWQKNRRMLAYSTVGTPDYIAPEVLLKRGYGMECDWWSLGAIMYEMLVGFPPFYSEEPMSTCRKIVNWRTHLKFPEEAKLSAEAKDLICKLLCNVEQRLGTKGAHEIKAHPWFKGLQWDRVYQMEAAFIPEVKDELDTQNFEKFEELGNPAQPPSKSGPWRKMLSSKDTNFVGYTYKNFEIVNENHMPGIAELKKKSNKPKRPSIKTLFDTPDLPDQQVQGTFSNHMPTTQMGVSGSSEPSHQSIPMRSKQHQFKPHQR from the exons ATGGATTCAGCACGAAGTTGGTTTCAGAAATTTCAGCCTAAAACAAAGCCCGTGCCAACAAAAAAGAAGGGAGCAGATAATTTAAAAGATGCAAATAATCCTCCTACTGATGATGCGCCTTCAAATGTAACAAAACAAAAAGTAGAAGCAGCTAAGCAGTATATAGAAAACCATTACAAATCTCAAATGAAGTGTTTGCAAGATAGAAAAGAGAG ACGGTGGGTCTTGGAGAGGCGACTTGCCGATGCTGATGTTTCTGAGGAAGAGCAAATGAATATTCTCAAATATTTAGAAAAGAAGGAGACAGAATATATGCGTCTTCAAAGGCATAAAATGGGTGTCGATGACTTTCAACTCTTGACCATCATTGGAAGGGGAGCATTTGGGGAG GTGAGACTTTGCAGAGAAAAGTCTACTGGCCATGTATATGCGATGAAAAAGCTTAAGAAATCTGAGATGCTACGGAGAGGTCAG GTGGAACATGTCAAAGCAGAAAGAAATCTTCTTGCTGAGGTTGATAGTGCATACATTGTTAAGCTCTACTGCTCCTTTCAAGATGATGAATTTTTGTATCTTATAATGGAATACCTTCCTGGGGGTGACATGATGACATTATTAATGCGCAAAGATACTCTGAATGAAGATGAAGCAAGGTTTTATGTTGGGGAGACAGTTCTTGCCATTGAGTCCATTCACAAGCacagctacattcacag GGATATCAAGCCTGACAATTTGCTTCTTGACCGTTACGGCCACATGAAGCTTTCAGATTTTGGACTGTGTAAGCCATTGCATTGTAGTAGTTTTCCAAATCTTAGCGAGAACGATCAGGGAGTTGGTAGGGGAAAATCTCAGTTGAACAGTGATAATTATTCTAAGATGCCTACTGCACCAAAACGAACTCAGCAAGAACAGTTATTACACTGGCAAAAAAACAGGCGTATGTTG GCCTATTCGACTGTTGGAACTCCTGATTACATTGCCCCAGAAGTACTATTAAAAAGAGGATATGGAATGGAGTGCGACTG GTGGTCTCTTGGAGCAATCATGTATGAGATGCTTGTAGGATTTCCACCTTTTTATTCTGAAGAACCTATGTCAACATGCAGGAAG ATTGTAAACTGGAGAACTCATTTGAAATTCCCAGAAGAAGCAAAGCTGTCTGCCGAGGCTAAAGATCTAATTTGCAAGCTCCTTTGCAATGTTGAACAGAGGCTGGGGACCAAAGGAGCTCATGAAATTAAA GCACACCCATGGTTTAAAGGATTACAATGGGATAGAGTATATCAGATGGAAGCTGCTTTTATACCAGAGGTCAAAGATGAGTTAGATACACAAAACTTTGAGAAGTTtgaagag TTGGGGAATCCAGCACAACCTCCATCAAAATCAGGTCCATGGAGAAAG ATGCTTTCTTCGAAGGACACCAATTTTGTTGGCTATACATACAAGAATTTTGAGATTGTCAATGAGAACCATATGCCTGGCATAG CTGAACTGAAGAAAAAGAGCAACAAACCAAAGAGACCATCTATCAAGACATTGTTTG ACACACCAGATCTTCCTGACCAGCAAGTTCAGGGAACCTTCTCCAACCATATGCCTACAACACAAATGGGAGTCTCAGGTAGCTCTGAGCCATCACATCAGTCTATACCAATGAGATCCAAACAACATCAATTCAAACCTCACCAAAGATGA